The following coding sequences are from one Salinicoccus sp. Bachu38 window:
- the brnQ gene encoding branched-chain amino acid transport system II carrier protein: MNRLVLISGLMLFSLFFGAGNLIFPPMLGHQAGVEMWAAMAGFIVTGVLLPFLAVVVVAYFDEGVERMGRPVHPVFGMVFAVLVYLSIGAFYGIPRAANVAYEVGTANLLPVHDASTLIGFSVVFFIIVFMVALNPAKIVDSIGKYLTPILLLAIALLSIFAVFRPETSLQPAQDGYSGTPVVSGILEGYFTMDLIGALAFSMVIISGLKYSGITDRAGIVSHVIKAGVLSSILLMVIYLALAYIGGTTARGGYENGTDILTYSSMRLFGSSGDLIFSAIVVVACLTTCIGLVNACSEFGSRHYSRIPYKAYVFVFTAAGFLFTTLGLNTILSLAAPLLAFLYPVAIVLVVVSFINIFIRFEMKYAYLLPVVSTIPISIMEIIHTNGLLKMEAISAIYTALPLSDALLGWLLPFAAMTMIGLMVDWRRESHIDAARRQTVY; encoded by the coding sequence ATGAATCGTTTAGTATTGATTTCCGGCCTGATGCTTTTTTCATTGTTCTTTGGCGCAGGCAATCTCATATTCCCTCCGATGCTTGGACACCAGGCAGGTGTGGAGATGTGGGCAGCGATGGCCGGCTTCATCGTCACGGGCGTACTGCTGCCGTTTCTGGCAGTGGTTGTCGTGGCCTATTTCGATGAGGGGGTGGAGCGGATGGGGCGGCCAGTCCACCCGGTGTTCGGAATGGTGTTTGCCGTTCTGGTCTATCTGTCGATCGGTGCATTCTACGGCATACCGAGAGCGGCGAATGTGGCGTATGAGGTGGGGACTGCGAATCTCCTGCCTGTCCATGATGCATCTACACTCATCGGATTTTCTGTTGTGTTCTTCATCATCGTTTTCATGGTGGCATTGAATCCGGCGAAGATTGTCGACAGCATCGGCAAGTATCTGACGCCCATTCTGCTGCTTGCGATTGCACTGCTCTCCATATTTGCAGTATTCCGCCCGGAGACTTCGCTGCAACCAGCCCAGGACGGATACAGTGGCACACCGGTGGTATCAGGAATCCTGGAAGGCTATTTCACAATGGATCTCATCGGGGCCTTGGCGTTTTCGATGGTGATCATCAGTGGACTCAAATATTCAGGCATTACCGACAGGGCAGGAATCGTCTCCCATGTCATAAAGGCCGGGGTGCTTTCATCCATCCTCCTGATGGTGATCTATCTGGCCTTGGCCTATATCGGCGGTACGACAGCACGCGGCGGCTATGAAAACGGCACGGACATCCTTACATACAGTTCGATGCGGCTTTTCGGCAGTTCCGGAGATCTGATCTTCTCTGCCATTGTCGTCGTGGCCTGTCTGACGACATGCATCGGTCTGGTCAATGCGTGTTCGGAGTTCGGCTCCAGGCATTACAGCAGGATTCCATACAAGGCGTATGTCTTTGTTTTCACCGCTGCCGGGTTCCTATTTACCACGCTCGGCTTGAATACGATACTTTCCTTGGCGGCGCCTCTGCTTGCGTTTCTGTATCCGGTAGCGATTGTACTGGTAGTGGTTTCATTCATTAATATATTCATCCGTTTCGAAATGAAGTATGCCTATTTGCTTCCTGTAGTCTCGACGATTCCGATTTCCATCATGGAGATCATCCATACGAACGGCCTGCTGAAGATGGAGGCCATTTCTGCCATATATACGGCGCTGCCACTGTCCGATGCATTGCTCGGATGGCTGCTGCCCTTTGCAGCAATGACGATGATCGGCCTGATGGTCGACTGGAGAAGGGAAAGTCATATCGATGCTGCGAGGCGCCAGACGGTCTATTGA